Sequence from the Exiguobacterium aurantiacum genome:
TGATCCCAAGCGATAACCCGACCGTGCCGAACGCCGACACCGTCTCAAATAAGAGCGCGGTCGCCGAAATATGACCGTTCGTCAAAATCGTTAACGCCGTGATCGATAAAATAAAGAAGAAACTGGTGATGGCCACCATATACGCTTTTTTGATTTGGAACGCATCGATCGTTCGTTCGAGAATGACCGTCTCTTTCTTCCCGACGATGAACGCCCACATGTCGGCCAAGATGACGGCCACGGTCGTCACTTTAATCCCGGACCCGGTAGAAGCGGCCCCTGCCCCGATGTACATGAGAATCAAGACGACGCCGATGGAGACAGGCGCCATCGTAGAGATATCGATTGTGTTGAAACCGGCCGTCCGGGTCGTCACTGCCTGAAAGAAAGTGACATGGAGTGCTTCACCGAACGAACGTCCATATAAGCTCCCTTCAGCCGACACCCATTCAAACAGCATGAGCGCGAACCAGGCGATCCCGTTGACGATGGCGAGCGACGCGATCATGATTTTCGAATGGAGCGCGAGCCGTTTCCAACGCTTCACCTCGGTCGCGTCCGCAATCGTCGTGAAGCCGAGACCTCCAATCATCAAGAGGACAGCAATCGTGACGACGATGGCCGTGTTCTGCTCGAACTGCATCAAGCTATCCGGCCACAGGGAGAATCCCGCGTTGTTGAACGCCGAGACCGCGTGGAAAAAGCCGTAATAAAGCGCCTCGCCGAAGCGATAATCGCCAGTGCTGTACAGTTCGAACGTCAAAAACAGCATGCCGATGAACTGAACGATGAGCGTCGTGAAGACAATGTTGCGGACGAGACGGACCGTACCGCCTGGCCCTGACAAGTTGAGCGATTCTTGAAGGAGAATCCGTTGTTTCAAGCCGATTTTCTTCCCGAGCACACTGAGCAACATGAGGGCGACCGTCATGAAGCCAAGACCGCCGATTTGAATCAGTGCGACGATGACGAGTTCACCGAACGTGTTGAAGGAGGATCCGATATCAATCGTCGACAACCCTGTTACCGTGCCGGCCGACGTCGCAATAAATAGACAGTCGATCCACGACACCGGCTGCGTCTGTGCGAACGGCATATAGAGTAATGTCGCTCCCGTCAAGATGGCGAGCAAAAATCCTGTCGCAATAAAACGGGCCGGCTTTTCAAACACAAGCCGGTAGAGTGCTTCAATCCGCTTCAAGCGCATTTCCCGCACGGTCAATCGATGTCGCATCTCGCTATCTCCTTCGCATCAAGTTTTCTAAGGCTCATATTACTCCTCACTAGCAAAATTGCCAACTAGAAAAATGTATCGCTAACCGTTCGTCCGATTTTTTGGTAATATGATAGGTAGACTTTATGAATGTTGAGGAGGTTGAATGAAACCGTGGACCCTAGTACGGTAGATCATTCGCTAACGGATGTCTCGCGAAGGTTGGCGCGTCAATCACAATGCATGCCCGCCCATCTCTATTTCCAGCTTGAAGAACTGCTACATTGGTCCCTCGATCAAGAAGTTGTGAATCAATTGTACGCATTATTAAAAAAATACGACGTGTTAACCGATATAGAGCGTGAAGAACGAAATATCAGCATTCAACTGCTGATTGACGAAAACGGCGCTTAACCATCGGGAACGCATTTGCGGGAGACGAGTTAAGTCTCTCGCTTTTTTTGTCTCCCGATCTCTTTAGAAAGGTGGAAAACATAGACATGGATGTCGTCACTTTAATAGGACTTTTACTCGGTTTCTTCACGCTTATAGGTGGAATGATTTTGAAAGGAGCGGGGGTCGCCCCGCTCATCAACCCGGCAGCACTCGTCATTATTTTCGTCGGGACAGCTGCAGCGGTCAGTATCGCCGTCTCGAAAGAACAGTTACAAACGGTGCCCCAACTCTTTAAAATCTTATTCAAGAAGCAAGAGCTACCAAGTAAATCGGGCCTATTGACACAATTCGTCGATTTGTCGACGCAAGCACGTAAAGAAGGATTACTATCGTTAGAAACCGCACTCGAACAAGTCGAAGAACCGTTTTTGAAGCAAGGCATGATGATGGTCATCGACGGCCAACCGTCGGAGTACATCGCCGAAGTCATGTCTCGTGATATCGAGAACATGGAAATACGCCATAAGGCGAACGCCGATGTGTTCACGCAAGCGGGGACATACGCCCCGACACTCGGTGTACTCGGGGCCGTTATCGGACTCGTCGCCGCATTAAAAGATTTATCGGATATCGACAAACTCGGATACGCCATCTCAGCTGCCTTTGTCGCGACGTTGTTCGGGATTTTCAGTGGTTATGTCTTGTGGTTCCCGTTCGCCAACAAGTTGAAGCAGTATTCGAAGAGCGAAGTCGTCGTCAAAGAAATGATGATCGAAGGGATTTTATCCATTCAAGGCGGAGAATCGCCAAAGACGCTAGAAGATAAGTTAGCCGTGTATTTGTCTCCAAAGGAGCGAGCGAACTATGAAGCGCAAAAAGAAGCATGATCATGAAGAACATATCCCTGAAGGCTGGCTCATTCCTTATGCCGATCTCCTGACGCTTCTGCTCGCTTTGTTCATCGTCTTGTTCGCCTCGAGTAACGTCGATCAGACGAAGCTCGAAAAGATGTCCCAATCCTTTAATCAAGTGTTTTCAGGCGGGACGAGCGTGTTTCAAGCCTCGACCGCCTCGAACAGTGACATCAGCCGCACGGACAAAACAGATACGACGGCGAATCCTCGGACATACGAGCTCGCCAAACTCGATGAGTTGAAAGAAGAGGTCAATCAATACATCAAAAAAAATGGCCTCGAGGATGAAATCGAAGCGACCATCAATTCGAGTGGTCTCGTCTTAACGATTCAAGACCGGGCTTTGTTCAGTATGGGAGAAGCGACGCTTGACGCTGATGCCAGGACGGTCGCCCGTTCCATCAGTGGTATTCTCGAACAGGCCGGCAATCGTGAAATCGTCGTTTCAGGTCACACGGACAATATTCCAATCAACACGGCTCGCTTCCCATCGAACTGGGAACTCAGCTCGGCCCGGGCCACGGCTTTCATGCGCGGCTTGTTGACGAACGACGCCTTGAACCCTGGCCAATTCACACTGGCGAGCTACGGAGAATATAAACCGATTGCGACGAACGACACGGAAGCCGGACGTTCCAAAAACCGCCGCGTCGAAGTGTTGATCAAACCGCTCGTCGACTTGTCAGAAGGATCACCTAAAATGATTGAGACGATCGTCTTGCCATGAAAAAATCCCACTCTGGATAGAGTGGGATTTTCAGATTGTAGACAAAGTCACGTTTCAGGCGAACTGAAACGTGATTTTGTCGTTTTCGGGCCTTTAGGCGCTCTGCCCGATCCCCTTTTCAGGCGGGCTGGGCGTTCTTCCATGCCCAGCCCGCCATCTTCTTGAGATTGAGGGCAGCAAAAGTAAGCATCGCCTGCATTGAAACTTTTTCAAGTCCCCGATAACGGGTCCAACGCATGCCATGCTTCTCTTTTGCGTCCGCGAACACGCGCTCGACCGTCTGTTTACGACGGTCATAGATGTTGCGGTTCAATTCCGTGTGGCGGAGGTCTTCGACCTCGTCCATATAGGGTTGCCAGAGGTGTCGCTCGATTATCCGCTGGTGCTTCTGGCTCTTCGTGCACTGCTCGAGCAGCGGGCAGTTCACACAAACCGCGGGATTCGAGACGTACTTGCGTTTCCCCTCGCGCATCGTCGTGCTGTACGTTAATAACTCGTTGTTTGGGCAGATGTAGACGTCATGGTGCTCGTCGTAGATGAAATCCTTGGTCTTGAAGGCGCCCTTCTTACCCTTCGGGCGGGTGTATGGGAAGACCGGCAGGATCCCACGGTCAATCAGCAGCTTGGCAATGGCCGGATTTTTATAGGCGGAGTCGGCGGCGACGGCGAACGGTTGAATCAGGCGGTCGGAGACCTTGTCGAGCAGATTGGGGAACGCTACACTATCGTGCACGTTACCCGGTGTGACGATAGCACCGAGCACGAACCCATGGGCGTCGCTCGCCGCATGGACCGAGTAAGCGAACTGCTTCTCACGCTCACCTTTTACGTAATATCCACTCTCAGGGTCTGTCGTGCTGACCTTGATTTCCTTCGTCTCCTCCGCCTGATTCTTTTTTGGCCCTAAGGGCTTCTTTCCACTTTCTTCGCGGTCTCGCTCGACCTCGGCATCGAGTTGTTCCTGATAGTGCTTCACCTCTTGCCGGACGGTCTTCTTGACGAGCTTCCGCTTGTTTGCGTTCGCTTTGACGTGTGTCGAGTCGACGAATAGGACGGCGCGATCGATGAACCCTGCGTCCGCAGCCTGTTCAAGGATATGATAGAAGATGTCGTCGAACAAGCTCGTGTACTGGAACCGACGCACATAGTTCTTCCCGAACGTCGAGAAATGTGGCACCTTGTCCGTGAATCCGAACCCGAGAAACCAACGGTATGCGACGTTCGTCTCGATCTCACGAATTGTCTGTCGCATGGATCGGATACCGAACAGGTACTGAAGAAAGGCCATCTTGATCAGGACGACAGGGTCGACGCTTGGCCGGCCACGATCCTCAGAATATAAGTCCTCCACGAGCGGATAGATGAACTCAAAGTCGATCACCGCCTCGATTTTTCGGACCAGATGGTCCGCTGGCACAAGCTCGTCGAGCGTGACCATCTCCAGTTGTGTCCGATTGGTTTCCGATTCTGTTGATTTCCTGATCATCCGATTCGCCTCCATAACTGTTTCTATATCTCTCATTATAAAAAAGCGACGACGGTACGAAAAGAGGGATTGATGCGTGGGCCGACTGCGGGCACGGCGAGACTTCCAGGGGATTAGCAAGCAAAGGGAGACCCAGCAGCGACAAAGTCGCGATGCGGCTCCCTGCTTGCCCCCAGAAAAGCGAGCTGTGCCCGGTCGGGCAAATAAAAAAAGACTGCAGACAATGTTTTGTCTACAGTCTGAAAATCCCACTCTGGATAGAGTGGGATTTTTCGTTATCTGGTCCATTCGAAATATTTACGGGCGAGCTCGGTGAGCGGGCTGTTGAACAAACGTTTCCGCCAGTACATGTCGGCTGCCTTCTTGACCGCTTCGCTACGCGATGGGTACGGGTAAATCATCCGGGACAGTTTGCCAATCTTATCGCCCCGCTGCATCGCATAGACGACGATTTGCATCCAATCCCCGGCCGTCATCCCGACGGCGTGCCCGCCGATGATTTTGCCATTCTTACGTGTGATGATTTTGACAAACCCCGTCTCTTGACGGTCGGCGACGAAGCGGTCGACCTCGGACAGTTTCGCTTCAAAAATCTCGACGTCATCGCCGTGACGTTCACGCGCCTCGGCCTCGGTCATACCGACGTGGAACACTTCTGGGTCCGTGAACGTGATCCACGGCATCTTCGTATAGTCGACCTTGTTCCACAGCCCGAATAAGGCGTTCGCCACGACGGCTTTCCCTTCTTCTCCGGCCGCATGGGTGAACGGTAACGTCTTGATTGTGTCGCCAATCGCGAAAATGTGGGGCTGGGACGTCCGGTAGGTCGAAGACACGTCGACGAAACCGTCTTTCACGTCCACGTGGGCCCGGTCGAGACGTAGTTCATCGATTCTCGGTTTACGGCCCGTCGCCATGAGCAGCTTGTCGGCCTCATACGTGACGGTCTCGCCGTCGACTTCGGTCGTGACGTGAATACGTCCGCCCTCTTCCGCAATCTGCTTCACGTTCACCCCGATTTTGAGGCGCATCGCCATCTCGAGCTGTGAGCGGAGCAGCTTGCTGACCGACTCATCTTCTTTCGGCAAGAATGTGTCCTGTGCTTCGAGCACGGTCACTTGGCTACCGAGACGAGCGAACGATTGGGCAAGTTCGAGCCCGACCGTACCGGCACCGATGACGATGATGCTTTCCGGCAGTGTCTCTTCTTCAAATACTTGTTCGTTCGTTAAGTACGGCACATTATCCAATCCGTCAATCGGCGGGACGGTCGGTTTCGATCCGGTCGCGATGACGAATTTTTTCCCAATCAATAAGTCATCACCGACTTTAAGCTCGTAAGGGCTTTGGAACGATGCCTCGCCGATATACACGTCGACTCCTAACTTTTCGAAACGCTCCGTCCCATCAAGATCTTGGATGATGGCGCGAGCGCGGTCGACACGCGCTTTCGTCGTCTGGTAATGGTCGCGGCCATCAAACTCGGCTCCGAGTACACGCGCCGCCTGCATCATGCTACTCGCTTCTTTCGAGGCGGCAATCAATGCT
This genomic interval carries:
- a CDS encoding TrkH family potassium uptake protein → MRHRLTVREMRLKRIEALYRLVFEKPARFIATGFLLAILTGATLLYMPFAQTQPVSWIDCLFIATSAGTVTGLSTIDIGSSFNTFGELVIVALIQIGGLGFMTVALMLLSVLGKKIGLKQRILLQESLNLSGPGGTVRLVRNIVFTTLIVQFIGMLFLTFELYSTGDYRFGEALYYGFFHAVSAFNNAGFSLWPDSLMQFEQNTAIVVTIAVLLMIGGLGFTTIADATEVKRWKRLALHSKIMIASLAIVNGIAWFALMLFEWVSAEGSLYGRSFGEALHVTFFQAVTTRTAGFNTIDISTMAPVSIGVVLILMYIGAGAASTGSGIKVTTVAVILADMWAFIVGKKETVILERTIDAFQIKKAYMVAITSFFFILSITALTILTNGHISATALLFETVSAFGTVGLSLGITAELNDAGKSFIMFMMLLGRVGSLTILFTVARQMDRKIRYPKEKLLIG
- the motA gene encoding flagellar motor stator protein MotA, with protein sequence MDVVTLIGLLLGFFTLIGGMILKGAGVAPLINPAALVIIFVGTAAAVSIAVSKEQLQTVPQLFKILFKKQELPSKSGLLTQFVDLSTQARKEGLLSLETALEQVEEPFLKQGMMMVIDGQPSEYIAEVMSRDIENMEIRHKANADVFTQAGTYAPTLGVLGAVIGLVAALKDLSDIDKLGYAISAAFVATLFGIFSGYVLWFPFANKLKQYSKSEVVVKEMMIEGILSIQGGESPKTLEDKLAVYLSPKERANYEAQKEA
- a CDS encoding flagellar motor protein MotB, whose amino-acid sequence is MKRKKKHDHEEHIPEGWLIPYADLLTLLLALFIVLFASSNVDQTKLEKMSQSFNQVFSGGTSVFQASTASNSDISRTDKTDTTANPRTYELAKLDELKEEVNQYIKKNGLEDEIEATINSSGLVLTIQDRALFSMGEATLDADARTVARSISGILEQAGNREIVVSGHTDNIPINTARFPSNWELSSARATAFMRGLLTNDALNPGQFTLASYGEYKPIATNDTEAGRSKNRRVEVLIKPLVDLSEGSPKMIETIVLP
- a CDS encoding IS1182 family transposase: MIRKSTESETNRTQLEMVTLDELVPADHLVRKIEAVIDFEFIYPLVEDLYSEDRGRPSVDPVVLIKMAFLQYLFGIRSMRQTIREIETNVAYRWFLGFGFTDKVPHFSTFGKNYVRRFQYTSLFDDIFYHILEQAADAGFIDRAVLFVDSTHVKANANKRKLVKKTVRQEVKHYQEQLDAEVERDREESGKKPLGPKKNQAEETKEIKVSTTDPESGYYVKGEREKQFAYSVHAASDAHGFVLGAIVTPGNVHDSVAFPNLLDKVSDRLIQPFAVAADSAYKNPAIAKLLIDRGILPVFPYTRPKGKKGAFKTKDFIYDEHHDVYICPNNELLTYSTTMREGKRKYVSNPAVCVNCPLLEQCTKSQKHQRIIERHLWQPYMDEVEDLRHTELNRNIYDRRKQTVERVFADAKEKHGMRWTRYRGLEKVSMQAMLTFAALNLKKMAGWAWKNAQPA
- a CDS encoding dihydrolipoyl dehydrogenase family protein — protein: MKDYQLIVIGGGAAGMTVAAGAANLGAKVALVEKKKHLGGDCLHVGCIPSKALIAASKEASSMMQAARVLGAEFDGRDHYQTTKARVDRARAIIQDLDGTERFEKLGVDVYIGEASFQSPYELKVGDDLLIGKKFVIATGSKPTVPPIDGLDNVPYLTNEQVFEEETLPESIIVIGAGTVGLELAQSFARLGSQVTVLEAQDTFLPKEDESVSKLLRSQLEMAMRLKIGVNVKQIAEEGGRIHVTTEVDGETVTYEADKLLMATGRKPRIDELRLDRAHVDVKDGFVDVSSTYRTSQPHIFAIGDTIKTLPFTHAAGEEGKAVVANALFGLWNKVDYTKMPWITFTDPEVFHVGMTEAEARERHGDDVEIFEAKLSEVDRFVADRQETGFVKIITRKNGKIIGGHAVGMTAGDWMQIVVYAMQRGDKIGKLSRMIYPYPSRSEAVKKAADMYWRKRLFNSPLTELARKYFEWTR